The Nocardioides salarius genome includes a region encoding these proteins:
- the mshC gene encoding cysteine--1-D-myo-inosityl 2-amino-2-deoxy-alpha-D-glucopyranoside ligase, translated as MRAWSAPEMPALPASGPAVSLHDTPSGSRRPVVPEGTARLYACGITPYDATHMGHAATYVGVDLLNRAWRNAGHDVAFVQNVTDVDDPLLERATKVGVDWVALAERETELFRQDMQALRVLPPRDYVGAVESIPLVIDLIERLQAAGSVYRVEDDWYFSVHADPAFGEESGMDRETMLRIFPERGGDPDRPGKKDPLDCLVWRGERAGEPSWPSPFGPGRPGWHVECTAIAVEHLGNDFDVQAGGSDLVFPHHEMCAGHAQVAEPGARFAQVYIHAGMVAYDGEKMSKSKGNLVFVSALRHADVDPMAIRLTLLRHHYRSEWEWTDADLLASVDMLATWRRALSLGAGAPSAPVVEAVLAACADDLDAATAVGVVDDWARATLGTDGLADTSDAQAALGVHRVLDAALGLSL; from the coding sequence ATGCGTGCCTGGTCTGCCCCGGAGATGCCCGCCCTCCCCGCGAGCGGCCCGGCTGTCTCGCTGCACGACACCCCCAGCGGCTCGCGCCGCCCGGTGGTGCCCGAGGGCACCGCCCGGCTCTACGCCTGCGGCATCACGCCCTACGACGCCACCCACATGGGCCACGCGGCGACGTACGTCGGCGTCGACCTGCTCAACCGGGCGTGGCGCAACGCCGGTCACGACGTCGCCTTCGTGCAGAACGTCACCGACGTCGACGACCCGCTGCTGGAGCGGGCCACCAAGGTCGGTGTCGACTGGGTGGCGCTGGCCGAGCGCGAGACCGAGCTCTTCCGCCAGGACATGCAGGCGCTGCGCGTGCTCCCGCCGCGCGACTACGTCGGCGCCGTCGAGTCGATCCCGCTGGTCATCGACCTGATCGAGCGGCTCCAGGCCGCCGGGTCGGTCTACCGGGTCGAGGACGACTGGTACTTCTCGGTGCACGCCGACCCCGCCTTCGGCGAGGAGTCGGGGATGGACCGCGAGACGATGCTGCGGATCTTCCCCGAGCGCGGCGGCGACCCCGACCGCCCCGGCAAGAAGGATCCCCTCGACTGCCTGGTCTGGCGCGGCGAGCGGGCCGGCGAGCCGTCGTGGCCCAGCCCCTTCGGGCCCGGGCGCCCCGGCTGGCACGTCGAGTGCACCGCCATCGCGGTGGAGCACCTCGGCAACGACTTCGACGTGCAGGCCGGCGGCAGCGACCTGGTCTTCCCGCACCACGAGATGTGCGCCGGCCACGCCCAGGTGGCCGAGCCCGGCGCCCGCTTCGCGCAGGTCTACATCCACGCCGGGATGGTGGCCTACGACGGCGAGAAGATGTCGAAGTCGAAGGGCAACCTCGTCTTCGTCTCGGCGCTGCGCCACGCCGACGTCGACCCGATGGCCATCCGGCTGACCCTGCTGCGCCACCACTACCGCTCCGAATGGGAGTGGACCGACGCCGACCTGCTGGCCAGCGTCGACATGCTCGCCACCTGGCGCCGCGCTCTGTCGCTGGGTGCCGGCGCGCCGTCGGCCCCGGTGGTGGAGGCCGTGCTGGCCGCCTGCGCCGACGACCTCGACGCCGCCACCGCGGTGGGCGTGGTCGACGACTGGGCGCGCGCCACGCTGGGCACCGACGGGCTCGCCGACACCTCCGACGCCCAGGCCGCCCTCGGCGTGCACCGCGTCCTCGACGCGGCCCTCGGCCTGTCGCTCTGA
- a CDS encoding PAC2 family protein, translated as MIEIEDAPDLVDPIVIAAFEGWNDAADVASSVVDHLMLAWGARVVGAVDPEDFYDFQVNRPVVGSDELGHRRITWPTTQIAVASPPDLGRDIILVRGIEPNIRWRQFCAELLAAVDELGGELVVTLGALLADTPHTRPIPVTGTATEPELVDRLKLEQSTYEGPTGIVGVFQDACVRVDMPAVSYWAAVPHYVAQPPCPKATLALIGQIEDLLEISIPLGELPEEARAWERGVDELAEDDEDVADYVRALEETRDTTDLPEASGEAIAREFERYLKRRQSDD; from the coding sequence GTGATCGAGATCGAGGACGCCCCTGACCTGGTCGACCCCATCGTGATCGCGGCCTTCGAGGGCTGGAACGACGCGGCCGACGTGGCCTCGTCGGTCGTCGACCACCTCATGCTCGCCTGGGGCGCCCGGGTGGTCGGCGCGGTGGACCCCGAGGACTTCTACGACTTCCAGGTCAACCGCCCGGTCGTGGGCAGCGACGAGCTCGGGCACCGGCGCATCACCTGGCCCACCACCCAGATCGCGGTCGCCTCCCCGCCCGACCTGGGCCGCGACATCATCCTGGTCCGCGGCATCGAGCCCAACATCCGCTGGCGCCAGTTCTGCGCCGAGCTGCTCGCCGCGGTCGACGAGCTGGGCGGCGAGCTGGTGGTGACCCTGGGGGCCCTGCTGGCCGACACCCCGCACACCCGCCCGATCCCGGTCACCGGCACCGCCACCGAGCCCGAGCTGGTCGACCGGCTCAAGCTCGAGCAGTCGACGTACGAGGGCCCGACCGGCATCGTCGGCGTCTTCCAGGACGCCTGCGTGCGCGTCGACATGCCCGCGGTCTCCTACTGGGCGGCGGTGCCGCACTACGTCGCCCAGCCGCCCTGCCCGAAGGCCACCTTGGCGCTGATCGGCCAGATCGAGGACCTGCTGGAGATCTCGATCCCCCTCGGCGAGCTGCCCGAGGAGGCGCGCGCCTGGGAGCGCGGCGTCGACGAGCTGGCCGAGGACGACGAGGACGTCGCCGACTACGTGCGCGCCCTCGAGGAGACCCGCGACACCACCGACCTGCCGGAGGCCTCGGGCGAGGCCATCGCCCGCGAGTTCGAGCGCTACCTCAAGCGGCGCCAGAGCGACGACTGA
- the metH gene encoding methionine synthase — MERVGAGEWRRDATDELRSALAQRILVIDGAMGTAIQRDRPDEAGYRGERFADWPSDLVGNNDLLTLTQPEIIESIHREYLESGADLIETNTFNANAVSLADYGLEALAYELNLESARLARRAADVVATEERPRYVAGALGPTTRTASISPDVNDPGARNIDFDALVAAYRTATLGLLDGGSDLLIVETIFDTLNAKAAIFAVETVFEELGRRWPLVISGTITDASGRTLSGQTTEAFWNSVRHARPLAIGLNCALGAREMRPYVAELSRVADTFVSVYPNAGLPNAFGEYDEAAAETAAVVGEFAEAGFVNIVGGCCGTTPAHIAAIAEAVAPHSPRTPATVPSAMRLSGLEPFTIDGDSLFVNVGERTNITGSARFRKLIKDGDFDTALSVAAQQVENGAQVIDVNMDEGMIDGVAAMDRFTKLIASEPDISRVPVMVDSSKFEVIEAGLKNVQGKPIVNSISLKEGKEAFVAHARLCRKYGAAAVVMAFDEDGQADNLLRRQAICERAYRILVDEVGFPAEDIIFDPNVFAVATGIEEHASYGQDFIEATRWIKQNLPGARVSGGISNVSFSFRGNNPVREAIHAVFLLHAIEAGLDMGIVNAGALVVYDQVEPELRERIEDVVLNRRPDAAERLLEIAEEHNRVGEAKEAATEEWRALPVSERITHALVKGIDTYAEADAEELRLEIDARGGRPIEVIEGPLMDGMDVVGDLFGAGKMFLPQVVKSARVMKKAVAHLIPFIEQEKLDKPEYATAKDTNGTIVMATVKGDVHDIGKNIVGVVLQCNNFEVIDLGVMVPAQKILDTAREVGADIIGLSGLITPSLDEMVTMATEMQRQGLEIPLLIGGATTSRAHTAVKVDPRYDGPVVWVKDASRSVPTAAALLHAERRTTLLADVKADYDSLRERHSHKTDRPKLSYADAVANATPIDWDDYSPPVPHRPGVHVLDDYDLAELRDYIDWQPFFNAWEMKGRFPDILNNPATGEAARRLYDDAQEMLDRVVAEKWIGARGVYGFFPAAGEGDDTILYTDDERTAERTRLHHLRQQGQHRDGVPNKSLADFVAPRETGLADHVGGFAVTAGIGLPERVQAFKDANDDYNAILLESLADRLAEAFAERLHQRVRTDFWGHQPEEQLSNEDLIAERYEGIRPAPGYPACPDHTEKLTLWELLDVEASTGISLTESMAMWPGASVSGWYFSHPQSQYFVVGRIARDQVESYAERKGWSLAEAERWLSPNLGYDPED; from the coding sequence ATGGAGCGCGTCGGCGCGGGGGAGTGGCGCCGTGACGCCACCGACGAGCTGCGATCGGCCCTGGCCCAGCGGATCCTGGTCATCGACGGTGCGATGGGCACCGCGATCCAGCGCGACCGTCCCGACGAGGCCGGCTACCGCGGCGAGCGCTTCGCCGACTGGCCCAGCGACCTGGTCGGCAACAACGACCTGCTGACCCTGACCCAGCCCGAGATCATCGAGTCGATCCACCGCGAGTACCTCGAGTCGGGCGCCGACCTGATCGAGACCAACACGTTCAACGCCAACGCGGTCTCGCTGGCCGACTACGGGCTCGAGGCCCTGGCCTACGAGCTCAACCTCGAGTCGGCGCGGCTGGCCCGGCGCGCGGCCGACGTGGTCGCCACCGAGGAGCGTCCGCGCTACGTCGCCGGGGCCCTGGGCCCCACGACGCGCACCGCCTCGATCTCCCCGGACGTCAACGACCCCGGCGCCCGCAACATCGACTTCGACGCCCTCGTGGCGGCGTACCGCACCGCCACGCTGGGGCTGCTCGACGGCGGCAGCGACCTGCTGATCGTCGAGACCATCTTCGACACCCTCAACGCCAAGGCGGCGATCTTCGCCGTCGAGACCGTCTTCGAGGAGCTCGGCCGCCGCTGGCCGCTGGTCATCTCGGGCACCATCACCGACGCCTCCGGGCGCACCCTGTCGGGCCAGACCACCGAGGCGTTCTGGAACTCGGTGCGCCACGCCCGGCCGCTCGCGATCGGGCTGAACTGCGCCCTGGGCGCCCGCGAGATGCGGCCCTACGTCGCCGAGCTGTCCCGGGTCGCCGACACCTTCGTCTCGGTCTACCCCAACGCGGGGCTGCCCAACGCGTTCGGCGAGTACGACGAGGCGGCCGCCGAGACCGCCGCGGTGGTCGGGGAGTTCGCCGAGGCCGGGTTCGTCAACATCGTCGGCGGGTGCTGCGGCACGACGCCGGCGCACATCGCGGCGATCGCCGAGGCGGTCGCCCCGCACTCGCCTCGCACGCCTGCGACCGTGCCCTCGGCGATGCGGCTCTCGGGCCTCGAGCCGTTCACGATCGACGGCGACAGCCTCTTCGTCAACGTCGGCGAGCGCACCAACATCACCGGCTCGGCGCGCTTCCGCAAGCTCATCAAGGACGGCGACTTCGACACCGCCCTGAGCGTCGCGGCCCAGCAGGTCGAGAACGGCGCCCAGGTCATCGACGTCAACATGGACGAGGGCATGATCGACGGCGTCGCGGCCATGGACCGCTTCACCAAGCTCATCGCCAGCGAGCCCGACATCAGCCGGGTGCCGGTGATGGTCGACTCCTCGAAGTTCGAGGTCATCGAGGCCGGGCTCAAGAACGTGCAGGGCAAGCCGATCGTGAACTCGATCTCGCTCAAGGAGGGCAAGGAGGCGTTCGTCGCCCACGCCCGCCTGTGCCGCAAGTACGGCGCCGCCGCGGTCGTGATGGCCTTCGACGAGGACGGCCAGGCCGACAACCTCCTGCGCCGCCAGGCGATCTGCGAGCGCGCCTACCGCATCCTGGTCGACGAGGTCGGCTTCCCGGCCGAGGACATCATCTTCGACCCCAACGTCTTCGCGGTCGCGACCGGCATCGAGGAGCACGCCTCCTACGGCCAGGACTTCATCGAGGCCACCCGCTGGATCAAGCAGAACCTGCCCGGCGCCAGGGTCTCGGGCGGCATCTCGAACGTCAGCTTCTCCTTCCGCGGCAACAACCCGGTCCGCGAGGCCATCCACGCGGTCTTCCTCCTCCACGCCATCGAGGCCGGCCTCGACATGGGCATCGTCAACGCGGGTGCGCTGGTGGTCTACGACCAGGTCGAGCCCGAGCTGCGCGAGCGGATCGAGGACGTCGTGCTCAACCGGCGCCCCGACGCGGCCGAGCGGCTGCTCGAGATCGCCGAGGAGCACAACCGGGTCGGTGAGGCCAAGGAGGCCGCCACCGAGGAGTGGCGTGCGCTGCCGGTCTCCGAGCGCATCACGCACGCGCTGGTCAAGGGCATCGACACCTACGCCGAGGCCGACGCCGAGGAGCTGCGCCTCGAGATCGACGCGAGGGGCGGCCGGCCGATCGAGGTCATCGAGGGCCCGCTGATGGACGGCATGGACGTGGTCGGCGACCTCTTCGGCGCCGGCAAGATGTTCCTGCCCCAGGTGGTGAAGTCGGCGCGGGTGATGAAGAAGGCCGTGGCCCACCTCATCCCGTTCATCGAGCAGGAGAAGCTCGACAAGCCCGAGTACGCCACCGCCAAGGACACCAACGGCACGATCGTGATGGCCACCGTCAAGGGCGACGTGCACGACATCGGCAAGAACATCGTCGGCGTGGTGCTGCAGTGCAACAACTTCGAGGTCATCGACCTCGGGGTGATGGTGCCGGCGCAGAAGATCCTCGACACCGCCCGCGAGGTCGGCGCCGACATCATCGGGCTCTCCGGCCTGATCACCCCCTCGCTCGACGAGATGGTCACGATGGCCACCGAGATGCAGCGCCAGGGCCTCGAGATCCCGCTGCTCATCGGGGGCGCCACCACCTCGCGCGCCCACACCGCGGTCAAGGTCGACCCGCGCTACGACGGGCCGGTGGTCTGGGTCAAGGACGCCTCCCGCTCGGTGCCGACCGCGGCCGCGCTGCTGCACGCCGAGCGGCGTACGACGCTGCTGGCCGACGTCAAGGCCGACTACGACTCGCTGCGCGAGCGCCACTCGCACAAGACCGACCGGCCCAAGCTGTCCTACGCCGACGCGGTGGCCAACGCCACTCCGATCGACTGGGACGACTACTCCCCGCCGGTCCCGCACCGGCCCGGCGTCCACGTCCTCGACGACTACGACCTGGCCGAGCTGCGCGACTACATCGACTGGCAGCCGTTCTTCAACGCCTGGGAGATGAAGGGGCGCTTCCCCGACATCCTCAACAACCCCGCCACCGGCGAGGCCGCGCGCCGGCTCTACGACGACGCCCAGGAGATGCTCGACCGGGTCGTCGCCGAGAAGTGGATCGGCGCCCGCGGCGTCTACGGCTTCTTCCCCGCCGCCGGCGAGGGCGACGACACCATCCTCTACACCGACGACGAGCGCACCGCCGAGCGCACCCGGCTGCACCACCTGCGCCAGCAGGGCCAGCACCGCGACGGGGTGCCGAACAAGTCGCTCGCCGACTTCGTGGCACCGCGCGAGACCGGCCTGGCCGACCACGTGGGCGGCTTCGCGGTGACCGCCGGCATCGGGCTCCCCGAGCGGGTGCAGGCCTTCAAGGACGCCAACGACGACTACAACGCGATCCTGCTCGAGTCGCTGGCCGACCGGTTGGCCGAGGCGTTCGCCGAGCGGCTGCACCAGCGCGTGCGCACCGACTTCTGGGGCCACCAGCCCGAGGAGCAGCTGAGCAACGAGGACCTCATCGCCGAGCGCTACGAGGGCATCCGCCCCGCGCCCGGCTACCCGGCCTGCCCCGACCACACCGAGAAGCTGACCCTGTGGGAGCTGCTCGACGTCGAGGCCAGCACCGGCATCTCGCTGACCGAGTCGATGGCGATGTGGCCGGGCGCCTCGGTGTCGGGCTGGTACTTCAGCCACCCGCAGTCGCAGTACTTCGTGGTCGGCCGGATCGCGCGCGACCAGGTCGAGTCGTACGCCGAGCGCAAGGGCTGGAGCCTCGCCGAGGCCGAGCGCTGGCTCTCGCCGAACCTCGGCTACGACCCCGAGGACTGA
- a CDS encoding HAD family hydrolase, translating to MADDASPGLPAALLWDMDGTLVDTEPYWIETEFALAERYGGTWSRAQALDLVGNDLLTSGRYIREHMGIDLTPERIVEELLDGVVARVERAVPWVPGARELLLEASGAGIACALVTMSYERFVAPILAHLPPETFRVIVTGDKVELGKPHPEPYLTAAAALGVAPRDCVAIEDSNTGAKSAEAAGCTVLVVENHVPVLPGPRRVLRPTLEGLSPRDLGDLLMR from the coding sequence GTGGCCGACGACGCGAGCCCGGGGCTGCCCGCAGCCCTGCTGTGGGACATGGACGGCACCCTGGTCGACACCGAGCCCTACTGGATCGAGACCGAGTTCGCCCTCGCCGAGCGGTACGGCGGCACCTGGTCGCGGGCGCAGGCCCTCGACCTGGTCGGCAACGACCTGCTGACCTCGGGGCGCTACATCCGCGAGCACATGGGCATCGACCTGACGCCTGAGCGGATCGTCGAGGAGCTCCTCGACGGGGTGGTGGCCCGCGTCGAGCGGGCCGTGCCCTGGGTGCCGGGAGCGCGGGAGCTGCTGCTCGAGGCAAGTGGGGCGGGGATCGCCTGCGCGCTGGTCACGATGTCCTACGAGCGGTTCGTGGCACCGATCCTTGCGCACCTGCCGCCCGAGACGTTCCGGGTCATCGTCACCGGCGACAAGGTCGAGCTCGGCAAGCCGCACCCCGAGCCCTACCTGACAGCGGCCGCCGCCCTCGGCGTCGCACCGCGGGACTGCGTGGCCATCGAGGACTCCAACACCGGCGCCAAGTCGGCCGAGGCCGCCGGTTGCACGGTGCTGGTGGTCGAGAACCACGTGCCGGTGCTGCCCGGGCCGCGGCGCGTGCTGCGACCCACGCTCGAGGGTCTGTCCCCGCGGGACCTCGGCGACCTGCTGATGCGCTGA
- a CDS encoding sensor histidine kinase, with amino-acid sequence MSTPLPGALGAPPARATWFRSPVALLLAVSAVLVAAIFVATNVIADDAARDAARAQAESVSELLAQTTAEPYVAAGLLSGKFGAVDKFFRKVPNLLQARDVDSVDLFAPDGTLIYSQDDPDAVPIISRERYALSSAQQRVLREGGTGSELADPASPRSLDRAGDERGLVKIFTRIETETGEPVLFVAYWALDGLEEGRSEIFGAFRWITLGPLVLLSLISAVMLGLLTTQVRRAGRERERLLEAAMTASDAERRRIARDLHDGVVQDLAGTAFSLSAVSRDLEVPPHLRGRLAGAGDSLRDGLRSLRSLLAEIHPPDLHGKGLASAVADLLAPVSAAGITASASVEDVEDAPAAEVAMLWRVTQEAVRNTVRHAEASTLAVTVRGTGSGSLLEVVDDGIGFDQACHRGPEHFGLTGLRSLVADAGGRLEVRSAPGEGTIVRLEVRR; translated from the coding sequence GTGAGCACCCCCCTCCCCGGTGCGCTGGGTGCACCGCCCGCGCGTGCCACCTGGTTCCGCAGCCCGGTCGCCCTGCTCCTGGCCGTCAGCGCGGTGCTGGTGGCCGCCATCTTCGTGGCCACCAACGTGATCGCCGACGACGCCGCCCGCGACGCCGCCCGCGCCCAGGCCGAGTCGGTCAGCGAGCTCCTGGCCCAGACCACGGCCGAGCCGTACGTCGCTGCCGGCCTGCTCAGCGGCAAGTTCGGCGCCGTCGACAAGTTCTTCCGCAAAGTACCCAACCTGCTGCAGGCCCGCGACGTCGACAGCGTCGACCTCTTCGCACCCGACGGCACCTTGATCTACAGCCAGGACGACCCCGACGCCGTGCCCATCATCAGCCGCGAGCGCTATGCCCTGAGCAGCGCCCAGCAGCGGGTGCTGCGCGAGGGCGGCACCGGCTCCGAGCTCGCCGACCCGGCGTCACCGCGCAGCCTCGACCGGGCGGGCGACGAGCGCGGGCTGGTCAAGATCTTCACCCGCATCGAGACCGAGACCGGCGAGCCGGTCCTCTTCGTCGCCTACTGGGCCCTCGACGGCCTGGAGGAGGGGCGCAGCGAGATCTTCGGCGCCTTCCGGTGGATCACCCTGGGGCCGCTCGTGCTGCTCTCCTTGATCTCGGCGGTGATGCTGGGGCTGCTCACCACCCAGGTGCGCCGTGCCGGCCGCGAGCGCGAGCGCCTGCTGGAGGCGGCGATGACCGCCTCCGACGCGGAGCGCCGCCGCATCGCGCGCGACCTGCACGACGGCGTCGTGCAGGACCTCGCCGGCACCGCCTTCTCGCTCTCCGCGGTGTCGCGCGACCTCGAGGTGCCGCCACACCTGCGCGGGCGCCTGGCCGGCGCCGGCGACTCGCTGCGTGACGGGCTGCGCTCGCTGCGCTCGCTGCTCGCCGAGATCCACCCGCCCGACCTGCACGGCAAGGGCCTGGCCTCGGCCGTGGCCGACCTGCTCGCCCCGGTCAGCGCGGCGGGCATCACTGCCTCGGCCAGCGTCGAGGACGTCGAGGACGCGCCCGCCGCCGAGGTGGCGATGCTGTGGCGGGTGACCCAGGAGGCGGTGCGCAACACGGTGCGCCACGCCGAGGCATCCACGCTGGCCGTCACCGTGCGCGGCACCGGCTCGGGCAGCCTGCTGGAGGTGGTCGACGACGGCATCGGCTTCGACCAGGCGTGCCACCGCGGGCCCGAGCACTTCGGGCTCACCGGCCTGCGCAGCCTCGTCGCCGACGCCGGCGGGCGGCTCGAGGTGCGCTCCGCACCGGGCGAGGGGACCATCGTGCGCCTCGAGGTGCGCCGGTGA
- a CDS encoding response regulator, translating into MSAGPIRVVLVDDHAVIRAGLAQLLASTDDISVVGQAGEGLQAVDVVREVRPDVVLMDLQMPGVDGVAATRRVRAEVPGVDVLVLTSFSDSERILDALDAGAVGYLLKDADPDDVLAGIRAVARGESPIHPRAARALLGARSGSSRPQLTAREVEVLRLVRDGLANKQIARRLDISERTVKAHLTSAFARIGVVDRTQAAVWAQRHDL; encoded by the coding sequence GTGAGCGCGGGGCCGATCCGGGTGGTGCTGGTCGACGACCACGCCGTGATCCGGGCCGGGCTGGCGCAGCTGCTGGCCTCGACCGACGACATCAGCGTCGTGGGGCAGGCAGGCGAGGGGCTGCAGGCGGTCGACGTGGTCCGCGAGGTGCGTCCCGACGTGGTCCTGATGGACCTGCAGATGCCCGGTGTCGACGGCGTGGCCGCGACCCGGCGGGTGCGCGCGGAGGTGCCGGGCGTCGACGTCCTGGTGCTGACGAGCTTCTCCGACAGCGAGCGGATCCTCGACGCCCTCGACGCCGGCGCGGTCGGCTACCTGCTCAAGGACGCCGACCCCGACGACGTGCTGGCCGGCATCCGGGCCGTGGCCCGCGGCGAGTCGCCGATCCACCCCAGGGCCGCGCGAGCGCTCCTGGGCGCCCGCTCCGGCAGCTCCCGGCCCCAGCTGACCGCCCGCGAGGTCGAGGTGCTGCGCCTGGTCCGCGACGGCCTGGCCAACAAGCAGATCGCCCGCCGCCTCGACATCAGCGAGCGCACGGTGAAGGCGCACCTGACCTCGGCCTTCGCCCGCATCGGGGTCGTGGACCGCACCCAGGCCGCGGTGTGGGCCCAGCGCCACGACCTCTAG
- a CDS encoding RecB family exonuclease, which yields MSCTVPSPDVSPAERVSTPVDGVRVVGALSPSRAGDFVTCPLLYRFRTIDRLPEPPSADAVRGTLVHKVLEDLFDLPAAERTPARAGEMLAPAWQALVDAEPELAGLFDPGAAGRTDGGPPPDLAHWLASCRTVLERWFTLEDPTRLEPAERELYVEAVLESRLLLRGFVDRLDVAPDGALRVVDYKTGRSPAVGFEQRALFQMRFYALVLWRTRGVLPALLQLVYLGNGEIVRYEPDEADLLATERRVQAIWEAISTARESGEWLPRRSRACDWCAHRSICPEWGGTPPPLPEAH from the coding sequence ATGAGCTGCACGGTCCCCTCCCCCGACGTCTCGCCGGCCGAGCGCGTCTCGACGCCCGTCGACGGGGTCCGGGTCGTGGGCGCCCTCTCACCGAGCCGGGCGGGCGACTTCGTCACCTGCCCGCTGCTCTACCGCTTCCGCACCATCGACCGGCTTCCCGAGCCGCCGTCGGCCGACGCGGTGCGCGGCACCCTGGTGCACAAGGTGCTGGAGGACCTGTTCGACCTCCCGGCCGCCGAGCGCACCCCTGCCCGGGCGGGCGAGATGCTGGCACCGGCCTGGCAGGCCCTCGTCGACGCGGAGCCCGAGCTGGCCGGGCTCTTCGACCCCGGCGCGGCGGGGCGGACCGACGGCGGGCCCCCGCCCGACCTGGCGCACTGGCTCGCCTCGTGCCGCACCGTGCTGGAGCGCTGGTTCACGCTCGAGGACCCGACGCGCCTCGAGCCCGCCGAGCGCGAGCTCTACGTCGAGGCGGTGCTGGAGTCGAGGCTGCTGCTGCGCGGCTTCGTCGACCGGCTCGACGTGGCACCCGACGGGGCGCTGCGGGTGGTCGACTACAAGACCGGACGCTCACCGGCGGTGGGCTTCGAGCAGCGGGCGCTGTTCCAGATGCGGTTCTACGCCCTGGTGCTCTGGCGCACCCGCGGTGTGCTTCCCGCGCTGCTCCAGCTGGTCTACCTGGGCAACGGCGAGATCGTGCGCTACGAGCCCGACGAGGCCGACCTGCTGGCCACCGAGCGCCGGGTCCAGGCGATCTGGGAGGCGATCAGCACCGCCCGCGAGAGTGGCGAGTGGCTGCCCAGGCGCAGCCGTGCCTGTGACTGGTGCGCCCACCGGTCCATCTGCCCCGAGTGGGGCGGCACACCCCCGCCGCTGCCCGAGGCACACTAG
- a CDS encoding site-2 protease family protein, which translates to MSATPPEPRASSRPPGTLKVGTIAGSDVLVSSSWFLVAGLIAVLVAPLVDDVQPGLGSLKYLAGAAFAVLLYGSVLLHEASHAVVARRFGFTISSITLHFLGGMTSIEGEARRPREEFLIAVVGPLTSIAVGLVALAVHPFTPDGLLLLAVEGLIFANLLVGVLNLVPGLPLDGGRVLKSAVWGITGNMHRGTVVAGWGGRATAVAVLVWPLVQEPLTGARPDLLDFALVLVIAVFLWSGATAAMTSARLRARLPRLVARDLARRTVSVPAELPLAEAVRRANEAQAGGIVTLDPSGRPVGLVSEAALLATPQERRPWVPASSVARTLEAGLRLPLGITGEELVRAITSTPSAEYLLVHPDESIYGVLATDDVDRAFRESR; encoded by the coding sequence ATGTCCGCGACCCCGCCCGAGCCCAGGGCGTCCTCGCGACCGCCGGGCACCTTGAAGGTCGGCACGATCGCCGGCAGCGACGTGCTGGTCTCCTCGTCCTGGTTCCTGGTCGCGGGGCTGATCGCCGTGCTCGTGGCACCTCTCGTCGACGACGTGCAACCGGGGCTGGGGAGCCTGAAGTACCTCGCCGGGGCCGCTTTCGCGGTGCTGCTCTACGGCTCGGTGCTGCTGCACGAGGCCTCCCACGCGGTGGTGGCGCGCCGCTTCGGCTTCACGATCAGCTCGATCACCCTGCACTTCCTCGGTGGGATGACCTCGATCGAGGGGGAGGCGCGGCGTCCCCGCGAGGAGTTCCTCATCGCCGTGGTCGGCCCGCTCACCTCCATCGCCGTCGGGCTGGTCGCTCTCGCCGTGCACCCCTTCACCCCCGACGGGCTGCTGCTGCTCGCGGTCGAGGGCCTGATCTTCGCCAACCTCCTGGTGGGCGTGCTCAACCTCGTGCCGGGCCTGCCGCTCGACGGGGGCCGGGTCCTGAAGTCGGCCGTGTGGGGCATCACCGGCAACATGCACCGCGGCACCGTCGTGGCCGGCTGGGGCGGGCGTGCCACCGCCGTCGCCGTGCTGGTCTGGCCGCTGGTCCAGGAGCCCCTGACCGGGGCGCGGCCCGACCTGCTCGACTTCGCTCTCGTGCTGGTGATCGCGGTCTTCCTGTGGTCGGGCGCGACCGCCGCGATGACCTCGGCCCGCCTGCGCGCGCGACTGCCCCGCCTGGTCGCGCGCGACCTGGCGCGCCGCACCGTCAGCGTGCCGGCCGAGCTGCCCCTGGCCGAGGCCGTGCGCCGGGCCAACGAGGCGCAGGCCGGCGGCATCGTCACCCTCGACCCGAGCGGTCGCCCCGTCGGCCTCGTGAGCGAGGCGGCCCTGCTGGCCACGCCGCAGGAGCGCCGGCCCTGGGTCCCGGCCTCGAGCGTGGCGCGGACCCTCGAGGCGGGGCTGCGCCTGCCGCTGGGCATCACGGGGGAGGAGCTGGTGCGCGCCATCACCTCCACCCCGTCGGCGGAGTACCTCCTGGTGCACCCCGACGAGTCGATCTACGGGGTGCTGGCCACCGACGACGTGGACCGCGCCTTTCGCGAATCGCGCTGA